ggggtggggacggggaagccatccccatccccatctGCGCGTCTATGGAATCTTCATACGTCGTGTTCATCACCCATCGAGATTCAACCAAGTGACTACATATCAAATCAAGTCTTCATATTCAAATCTTCATACGACTTGTTTATCACTCGTTAACGATTCAACAATTTTCTTCACGAAATCGAAGAAGATTCTACAACGGATTTAAGAACAAACTTTATAAGCCCTCGATCCACAAATCTTGAAGGAAAGTATCAAAGGATTTAATATCTACACGTGTAGAAATTACCCAATAGAGATTGTATTCCGCTTTTTgattatattcaataaaattaacatttgtaCATATTTTCTTGCTTCTTAATTTCAGGACAACAAATTCGTGTTAACAGGCATATGAGACAATTActtaaagaaaatataattttggaaaaaaattttGAAATAGTGTCTATCAATTTGAAACCGAAGGAATAGTCAAGTATTTCTGATTatgtttcaaataaaaatagaaagaaaaatttCTGAAAGTAAGCTAAAAAAAAGGTGTAAATATGTTTTgaaagatattttaaaacaattacctctttatttctatattctcattctttattcattatatttcttctgttcttttttaaaaaaaaaaaatctttgatgatttattttattctttcatGATCATCTCCTTTCATGATCAATCTCCTTTGTCAAACTCAACAGCCCTTAACGTAATGGTTAGATGAAGTTCAAATAATTATATTGATCTTGATGTTCGCAACCTTAAAGGAAGAAATAGTTAGAGAGCGACGAGTTTTTATGGgtatttaaacaaaacaaataagaatattcaTCATTAGTATAAAATAATTGAACGTTTTAAGAATATTCTCCAAAGGTTTTATTAGAGATGctcttattatattaaaaaaaaggaaacaaacACCCCATCTAGCAGTAACAAGTTCGGTAGTGATCATACATAATAATACGAATAATTATAGTTATAATTGCGAGCTGATTAAATCTCATTTAAGACGCCTGCATAAGGTGAGACCACCTCCGATAGAAATTTGTGAGATTTCAATGCGAGAATCGTTAGCCAGAAATTCATTGAGTTCCAATATGCCATTTATTGCTCTTTTGAGATTCTCTTCGGCATGGTTTGGTGGTTGAGCAACAAAGCCAAAATATAAGGTATCATCGTATGCGATTATTCCTCCAACCTTCACTAGCTTCAACAATTGTTCATGGTATTCTTTGTACTTGTGTTTCTCAGCATCCACAAATGCAAAATCAATTTCTTCTACATCTTTATTCTATAACATGTCCATATACATATAAATGCAATTCGTATAAACTAATCGAGTTAAGGTAAGaatttttgaatgaaaattacTTACGTCGTCCAACATTTTGGTTAAAACCGATTTGGCATCTGATTTGATGAAATTGATCTTGTGATCTACGCCTGCGTTTTGAATGAACGGTAATCCAACTTCATAAGCTTCTTGATTTGGATCTATTGCTGTTACCTGTATTTAACCATAAAAGTTGATATATAATCTTTATGTATAGTGAACAAATGTATTTTTTGAGGATTATTAGCTTATATGGTAGTTTCAATTTGATATCAAAACTTTAATTTGTATGAAAGTGTGACCattgatataatttatattgCAAGCAAggatttttagataaatttagaGTGATGCACATTGCCGTAGCATATGATAGTTTGATAAATAAAGATATATTTGAATGCCGATACCACATCAGCATATATAATTACCTATCTTGGCTAATATCATtctctaaaatataaattaatttatggtaTCCTTTTGATACGAATTGAAATCTTAAAATCAATTGAATATTAAGGATAAAAGTTTGCTACCATACATAATAACCTCAATCTACTGCAAGAGCAAATTAAGCGATAACCCGAGTATCAAAGACACAAACATTGCAACAATAAAGATGAATGTTTCAGTAATAAAGATTCACATTTTAATAATGAAGATGAAAACTaatgagttatagctcaaatgatataaacgcTCAGCAGGAAACTGTTAAGGTCGTGtattcaattcctcccacaagcgataaaaatacatttataatGTATATAACCTGAGCATCATTGGCCAACCTAAGTGCGGTTGCTAAGAGAGAATAACCAGTAAAAACACCAATTTCCAATGTCTTCTTCGGATTCATTATTTTCATAAGCATCGTCAGAAATAGCCCTTCATCAACTGGCACAGCCATTACACTTCTGAATTTGCAAATAAACACCactttatcaaataataatttttcttaaacaCTGATCCTTCGTTCCATTTAAAATgttcaattgttttttaaatatattttaagaattattaaataatttcttttttacttatttatctctataaaaaatatcttggaatttttttttaaatattgatcattttttgaaatataaaacaaGAGATAAACAAATAATTGTAATAGAAAATGGACAGTTACAATATGGTACTCAAAATAACAAAGTTAGATTTCTTAAatgaaacaataatataaaagttttttttttatgaataataatataaaagttttaactctcaaaaaatttacttttccAATGTTCTTCTGTACAATACCTGTGTCCATACTTGGTCACAGTAGCCTCTCGTAAATTTTTGAGTTCCCCGTGCTCTCTAGGATATACATTTTTATAGATGTACTGCAAACacaatatgtaaaaaaaataaaaatagctaCTTTAAAAAATTCTTCATCTAAAAACATAATGAATTACTATGTAAATTTATAAAGTAAGTTTAATGCATTATAAgcttaatcacttaaaatttctcggcctttttgattttttttatttacggttcaattttttaaaacacaatttttgaTTTAGTTTTAATAAATGCATTTTagttgtataattatttatttgttttaaaacgccaatcttaatttttagattatttCTCTTTATAACCATACTTTTTAATTTCGTcaactataatttaattttgataaggttgaaaaaaaattaaatttgatcataaataaaaatataaaaaggtttagctatttatataataaatatgattAGTTAGCTATAGTTGAAACttagtttatcaaaataaagtttaaaattaatatgtttaaaatgttgaactataaataaaattattgaaaaacaCTGAAtacttttaaatgattaaatctaTATTTAATAGCCGAAAGTTCAAGCAATACCTCTTTGAGAGCATCTGATTGAAGGATGCCCTTAGTAGGAATTTGATGCATGAGTTTTGAAAATAAGGAAGGTCGTTTGTTGCAGATGAGCAGCTTTGTTCACACACCCTTTATATAGAGAAGAAGAAATGAAATACATTATTAttggcttaatatattttttgatccATGAATTTatattcattaatttatttaatcctttatgttttagtttataaatttaCCTAATTAGCCTttaaaatcatcatttttatATTCGTTGGACCCCTCCTTATTAAGTTGGGACAAGAGTTtggtcaaaaattaaaaattgcgcttgaacatatatattttttttcagaaacAAGAATCGCTTTATTAATGATCAATAACGGTTACAAGTTCATTAACCGGGAACGGAACGTTTCTCTCAAAAATACGATCTCTACTAAAAAAAGACCCCATTTAGCTAAAGCGtgaacatatttttttaaactggCGTATAATGCggcaaaaaatattttatttgaccTTTAAATTAATACATTTTCACACATTTAATCCTTCTCATTTTAATCTCTTTGACGTcctgaattttaaattattgtataataaatttttttattatgaaaaaaatagatCTCTAATTAGTGAATTTCAatgtttgaattaaaatattattaaaattttaagaaaaaagttttttttttatctttttaaaaaaatagaaggaaaaaagttaaaattaaaaatgaaaatgattaacatattaaaatatagaatataaatttaaaatttaaaatttaaagttttagggCTAATTACACATGAAATTATGACCTTTgcaccaaatttcaaaaataacatgatttTTAAAACGTATCAATCACaaacaccacctttcatttcttttcaaaaataacatcggcaATTTTTAATGGCATTTTTTCTGAcatggcatgacacgtggcaaacCCTTGGATGTCCAAGTTAGTAAAATTTCACAGAAAAAGTATGCCCATgataaaattgagaaaaaaaatgaaagatagtGTTTATAATTGACACGTGTTAAAAGTCATGTTATTTCTGAAATTTGATGCAAAGGTCTTGATTTTACATGTAATTaactcaaaattttataaaattaaatttcatttttatttttatactttaaaaaataaaataaaatacttaataTATCTGACCTCTCTATTTATTAGTTTAAACTAtttgacctatttttttttttattttgatgatatGTTGAGTTAGGTGCCAgttcaattaatattttctacCACATCAACATTTTTTGTACCTCACtctttatttaaaaagttaaacatcaaaaattaaaaataaaaatattaaataaattaaataaaaaaataaaatttaaataaatatatatataaatacaaattcagaaattaaaaaatatattacccAATAACAACGAATAGCTGTGACAGTTTGGTGGTGGCTATGATACACATAAAATGTTTAAGTTGGCTGCATTTTCTCCACTTCAAATACGTTTCCGTtatgaaaatttggaaaaaggtgcaaaaatgaccctcatgTATACCTCATGTATCTTATTGGCActtcatgtatttcggatctcaaatatgaccataacgttgcgaaaaagtattaaaaaaacacaaaacatgGACGACGTTAAACATAAATGTGTACGGCCTTAAACGGAAATGTTAACGGAAGGGTCATTTTTGACACTTTTTCAAGACGTTAGGGTCCtttttgagatccgaaatacatgaggtgccaaCATGAGATACGGGCtatacattagggtcatttttgcaccttttccccgaaaactttctaaaaataatatttcatctATTCAAAATAATGgtctatttttattttgcatCACATATCTTGTACATACTCCTCCTCtcctatttataatatttatcacatttaccatttatataaattaaaatattaataaacatattttaatttataaatatttttatcaaattgtcTATGTTAATTAGCAATAGTTTTATAATCTTtccgtttttatttaattattcatttagATAAAAATGTACATATTAAAATAGcggatatttattttaaattataaaagtaaatacaaACATAACACTATTAGATAATAAATGCATTGTAAATTGACtcataaaatcatttattaagaaggactaaatttaaaagataatagctaaagtcacattgaaattttaaatggacaactaattagagaCAAATATAAGTTGCTAAatggacaaataaaaaaaacggagggagtatttgacTAGTCCTTCTAATCTTATTAGAGCATCTGTCAaggtgctctttattttaagggttaatgtcataaaaattcaccaactttacacgttttctcattttaatcacgcagtttaaattttctcattttcatgcacgaactatcattttttctcaaattcatgcacggtgttgaggtATCACGActtcattggtgtaattcgctgaggtggagttCATTTTACatcaatgaatgagtgacactTCAGtgtcgtgcatgaaaatgagaaaattaaaactgcgtgattaaaatgagaaaacgtgtaaagttcgtgatttttttgacattaacccttattttAAAGAGtacctttaataaaataaagaacacaACTTTTAattgggttaatgtcaaaaaaaatcatgaactctACACGCTTTTTCAtaaatcacacagtttaaattttctcattttcatgcacgaattaccgctttttttaaattcatgcacggtgctgaggtggcactcattcgttggtgtaaaataacctcaacctcagcgaattacaccagtAGAGCCATGacatctcagcaccgtgcatgaatttgaaaaaaagttgtagttcgtgcataaaaatgagaaaatttaaattacgtgattaaaatgaaaaaatatgtaaaattagtgaatttttatgacattaaccatTTTTAATTAGACTCTAATGCTTTCTTAAAAATCTAATGTGACAAGTATTATggactaaattattttttcaaatgtgataaatattatgaatcaaatggagtattttattataatttttttaaaaatttaatactaaACTTATTTAATATCCACTAGTAATTGTTGTTAGCTCAAAAAAGTGAATTAGTTATTGTATTTAATAGGAGCAtagtaagaaaaataaaaaaaatatgaaatttaaaatattaattagtatattttttaaaattgtgtgaaaataacaaaatgtacaattattttaaaataaaaaagatataaaacattttaaaatcaatattcATTAATATATGTTTCCCGATGGGATACTAGTTAGGAAACTAGTATGAAAAAGACTTACaaagtaattatataaaaagactaaataattatttaaaaaatatgtattattCATGTTACCCATAATctataaataacaatttttttttataaaattttaatttccacATCCACGATATTATTTGttaagaatttaaatatattatattcaaataatttattttataattatcataaatatataaaaatgtatttacataaaagtaattattttttataaataacaatttgatatatttaattttataatttttaataattataaacatatatctatatttttattatttaggcCTAATAATGTCAAAAATCCACACATTTTTGTGTCATTGCactttaaatcaaacatttaaaattttataatattatcacgatttcatctttttactgTACTTTTgtccaatttttcaaaatcgatTTGATTTTACCCACTTGACATGCAACATTGGAATTTAATGTAAAATGATGGTTTTATTCAATTTTGTAGTTTAATGGTGTCAAAAAGcaaattttttagaaattttgtaaatttaatccAATTTGATAAGTTACAatcttattcaatttttttccaatcaatttaattgtctCAATTTTCAGTTGAATATTAACTACGCAATTAgcaaaattttcttttttaaaatgtcaaatctTAACTCCTAACTTAAAaaatggcctaattacttaaaaaccactcactttgtaactttttttcatttataccacgacctaggaaaattttcaattgtaccctattttcgatttttatgtttcgtttgtaccccaagagtaaattttttgattatttaattaattttaagatgaaaatattaaaaacaagatatataaatgattaacactaacgttttatcagaatataggttaaaaatagactaatttaaactcttttttaaaagaaaataggtcaattcaactcattagggtagagatgaaacataaaaatcaaaaatatggtacaattgaaaattttcctagatcatggtataaatgaaaaaaagttacaaagtgagtgatttttaagtaattaagccttaaaaaaataagcaataaCGTCAACACATTTTCAGTGGTTGAAGTAAAGGAGAAGAAAAGGATCAGAaaagatatataaaaaataaacagtGCACTTAAGTGAAATATTGATACAactaaattgatttaaaaaggtgaataggattgtaacaaaattattaaattggaaTAGATTTGtaaatttcaaaagttttagataaattaacaaaagacaaaaaatattaattttttagcaTCATTAGGTCACTGACTGGAGTGTCGcataattggataaaattgttattttacaGCAAGATCAACTTGGCATGTCACATGGATaaatttaaagcaatttaaaaaattgaatataattacgGCCAGATGATGAACTCGGgacaaaatgataaaattataaagatttgATTTAAATGGAGTATTATATATAcatgggaaaagggtcatttgtGCATCTGAGGTTTGACTTTAGGACAATTAAGCCCTCAACGTTTAGAAAGTTTCAAATATGCCCCCAAAGTTTTGAAATGGACAACCAGGCCCTCAAATTTTGACAACCAGGCCCCCAACGTCTCATTTATAACTCAAAACAGGGGCCTGGTTGTTCAATTTTTAAgacgttgggggcatatttgaacctttttaaacgttgagGGCTTGTTTGATCCTAGAGCCAAACCTTAAgggcatatatatatatatatatatatatatatatatatatatatatacacacttCATTTTCTATAAATCGTACCTAGAGTTTATTTTAAGCATTTGtctatttttacaaaatttaaatttttaaattgttaatataGATTtgataattacaataaattttatggaattttgaattattgttTATCCATCTttataaaactataataatttattatttcatgTTTTCATTCATTTTATgtaaaaacaaatctaaatctaCAATTGAAAATGACGCacgtataaaaattaattaaacaaattactCTTGGATCCCTcgtgttttttataatttatatttttatcttatttatttGATACTAAATAAtatagtcttttatttttatttccgttaatattttaatgtttttgtttaattttagtgtTAATCAATTAAGTCAAAGGacttaactaaaaatattaaagttcaATTTAGGATTTAAACTTAGGGTTAAaagcaaattaaatcacgaactttatcttaatttataattacaacacgaactttaaaacttaaTAATGTCAATAAccgattttgattttttgacaaattggtacaccgatctAAAAAACACTGACGTGGACATTGTCATGTACTACCACGTGTCATTGCATGatgacattgtaatataccgccaCATGTCattgtcaagttttaaaatttgcgttgtaattgcaaattagggtaaagttcatgatttaatttgcaattaatttttaaaattattaagccactaaattttatgtatgtttatgttaaaagtaaatttaaggattaaatttaatattttcaattaagttttttgactaaaaattaaatcaataacaaaattaaaataaaaaattgtattgtttgtttttttttttgtttttttaaataaaataagacaatattttattttgtcatgtctACCCCTATTAATTTCTCCCTCCATCCCATTTCGAAAGTCCCATTGTTGTTTTTCACACATACTAAGAAGACAAAAGGACAtattccctccgtcccgtttaagaagagacatatctcaatttttttttgtcccatttaaaaaggcCAATTCATGATTTTTGTGTCATTTTATAAGAAATTCTCTCTTATACTctcattttctctttctataattaaagctaatactcaaattataaaacaataattaataagggtaaaataaaaaaagttaagaataattattattttcttaatctatatGCATAAGGgctatgtcccttcttaagtggTACGGAGGGAAtgtatattttttcttattttacccttattaatTGTGCTTTAAAATTGTACATGTCATTGATTACTTTGCAAATGTGTTTAATTACAAGGGGTAAACAaagaaatttaagttaaaaagaTACAATAGaacttcttaagtgggacacAAAAAAATGGACAATGGAATTTtctaaatgggacggagggagtagtatatTTTCTCCTAATAATAGCATAAatgtattgtaaattgagttgcaattaatatatattgaaataattaaagggataaaagtgaaaatttaatataaattggcATAGAAAACACGATATAACATTTTTAGATGggacaaataagaaaaattactGCACGCAactgttgcgccatgtcattctgCAACAAGCCAATGATGCGTCAGTCATGTggaaaaaagataataaaaaaaatggtaattaaaagattccctatcgcaaatgctcattgacttgttgtaaatatgacatggcacaaccaatgcatgggataaacactcgacaaataaaaatggaatatGTCCTTAATAAACAGAACTGagagagtattatttatttttatttttttaaaattatgaccCTGAGAAGTACTAATTTATTCACATTTATTGCATGCTATTATTGTACTGCTCCTATTTATTGGTATTGAAATGATCGAGGACGATCACGTTGCTCTGCTCCCATTTCTTATCTTCAACTACCATTGTATCTTTTTGAGAACCGATATTTGCAAGCCACCAGTTTATTATAGCACTCTAATTCCTTAACAAGCTTCTATCTAT
This window of the Mercurialis annua linkage group LG5, ddMerAnnu1.2, whole genome shotgun sequence genome carries:
- the LOC126680652 gene encoding caffeoyl-CoA O-methyltransferase-like is translated as MHQIPTKGILQSDALKEYIYKNVYPREHGELKNLREATVTKYGHRSVMAVPVDEGLFLTMLMKIMNPKKTLEIGVFTGYSLLATALRLANDAQVTAIDPNQEAYEVGLPFIQNAGVDHKINFIKSDAKSVLTKMLDDNKDVEEIDFAFVDAEKHKYKEYHEQLLKLVKVGGIIAYDDTLYFGFVAQPPNHAEENLKRAINGILELNEFLANDSRIEISQISIGGGLTLCRRLK